In the genome of Desulfomicrobium escambiense DSM 10707, the window AGGCATGCCGGTACCTGTCTTGATCAACATCGAGAAACGAACATTTGTAACAGCACGTTCGAAACGCACGTCGTAACGAAAACAGTAACGGCGCCCCCTGATGAGCCCATTTACTTGGCGTCCGTCCAGAGTGAAGATACGAGCGTCACCAATGTGCGCACCACGAGACTCAAAAACCATCGTACTTTGAGGGATGAAGCCCGAGTCAAAGATCTCCTCTGAGCCACCACATGCAACCGACTCGCCAAGGATTCCCCCGAAGGGGTCTGCCACAAAAGCTGCACCCTCATCTTCAAAACGGGCGCCTGCGATTGAAGCACGAATTGCCTCCCGCTTTTGGGCTGGGGCGTAAAGGAGTTTCTGATAGCTACCCACCACCCGTTTTGGCCGTCCGACGGTTAGGAGATCGCCCCCATCAAGCAGAATCGCCCGGTCGCAAAGGTCAACGACAGTCACTCCCGAATGGGACACAAACAGAACCGTTGCGCCCGTCCTTCGGATCGCCTCAATACGGGAAAAGCACTTCCGTTGAAAAAGTTCGTCTCCCACCGACAGCGCCTCATCTACCACCAGTATTAGGGGGTCCACGTTGATGGCAACCGCAAAAGCGAGGCGCACAACCATACCACTCGAATAGCTTTTGACAGGCTGATCCATAAAAGCGCCAATATCAGCAAAATCGGCAATCGTGTCGAAACGCGCATCAATTTCCGCGCGGCTAAGACCTAAGACGCAACCGTTTAGATACACGTTTTCACGTCCGCTAAATTCTGGACTGAAGCCACTCCCCAACTCCAGCAGTGCAGCGATTCGACCGCTTGT includes:
- a CDS encoding ABC transporter ATP-binding protein, with the protein product MSSDIAIKVDHLSKCYQIYDKPRDRLMQMLMRGRRQYYREFWALKDVSFEVRKGECVGIVGRNGSGKSTLLQLICGTLRPTCGHVITSGRIAALLELGSGFSPEFSGRENVYLNGCVLGLSRAEIDARFDTIADFADIGAFMDQPVKSYSSGMVVRLAFAVAINVDPLILVVDEALSVGDELFQRKCFSRIEAIRRTGATVLFVSHSGVTVVDLCDRAILLDGGDLLTVGRPKRVVGSYQKLLYAPAQKREAIRASIAGARFEDEGAAFVADPFGGILGESVACGGSEEIFDSGFIPQSTMVFESRGAHIGDARIFTLDGRQVNGLIRGRRYCFRYDVRFERAVTNVRFSMLIKTGTGMPLGGGLSAASQDEGLSVVEAGEGFEVDYFFNCHLNPGVYFVNSGVFGCDGSNEEVVLHRKADVLAFRVLPVPGSRATEIVDFGFECSWSVNG